One Rissa tridactyla isolate bRisTri1 chromosome 1, bRisTri1.patW.cur.20221130, whole genome shotgun sequence DNA segment encodes these proteins:
- the LOC128918535 gene encoding LOW QUALITY PROTEIN: coiled-coil domain-containing protein 89-like (The sequence of the model RefSeq protein was modified relative to this genomic sequence to represent the inferred CDS: inserted 2 bases in 2 codons; substituted 1 base at 1 genomic stop codon), with translation MSLREVVAIKFCLIFMSDRGSMAQDERRAGMANSTSDPETDEDMEDLTEGLKELCESPGEGKSEKAPLHSRLERQHQLICRLKKKTDHVRKRCRDLEQLNVDLEKLRTEDALKEKTQTQLIEQLEERFMDLANDHGKQIQSKKELRKWHMQLLEENKRLQQENKVLFSQTVWDKEAEVLQLRAPARKLSQQLDSLQEKCASMSCRAQEREKELLEAQSQQASAYAWEVKPLKNQLQHLQEKHQHTVAQREHAASRRRAQDSELQAKLERVNEEKERLLDLAMKQGKALQGVQREMEQLGKKLEMAKRXRPRAGKHLAKEAAAVENDLKVQELQRQLKSSEQAYDKLXLQFDAYRKHSTEXTKEKELNVKLRHLSM, from the exons ATGTCACTAAGAGAAGTGGTCGCTATAAAATTCTGTCTCATCTTCATGTCAGACAGGGGCTCCATGGCTCAGGATGAGAGACGGGCAGGGATGGCCAACTCCACGAGCGATCCAGAGACCGACGAAGACATGGAAGATCTGACAGAAGGCCTGAAGGAACTCTGCGAGAGCCCCGGAGAGGGGAAGAGTGAGAAGGCTCCGCTGCATTCACGCCTAGAACGGCAGCACCAGCTTATCTgtagactgaagaaaaaaacagaccaTGTGCGCAAACGCTGCCGAGACCTGGAGCAGCTCAACGTGGACCTGGAGAAACTGAGAACAGAAGATGCTCTGAAAGAGAAAACCCAGACCCAACTGATTGAGCAGTTGGAGGAACGCTTCATGGATCTGGCCAACGACCATGGAAAACAGATCCAGTCCAAGAAGGAACTCAGGAAATGGCATATGCAGCTGTTGGAGGAGAACAAGCGCCTGCAGCAGGAGAACAAAGTGCTCTTCAGCCAGACTGTGTGGGACAAGGAAGCTGAAGTGCTCCAGCTCCGTGCCCCGGCCAGAAAGCTCTCGCAGCAGTTAGACTCCCTACAGGAGAAATGTGCTTCCATgagctgcagagcacaggagcgagaaaaggagctgctggaagCTCAGAGCCAGCAAGCGAGTGCCTACGCCTGGGAAGTCAAACCACTAAAAAACCAGCTGCAACACCTGCAGGAGAAGCACCAACACACTGTCGCACAGCGAGAGCACGCAGCGAGTCGGCGGCGGGCTCAGGACAGCGAGCTGCAGGCCAAGCTGGAGAGAGTGAACGAGGAGAAAGAGCGACTACTGGACCTGGCCATGAAGCAGGGCAAAGCTCTGCAAGGTGTGCAACGGGAAATGGAGCAGCTGGGGAAGAAGCTGGAGATGGCCAAGA CCAGGCCGAGAGCAGGAAAGCATCTCGCGAAAGAGGCAGCAGCGGTGGAGAATGATCTGAAGGTCCAAGAGCTCCAACGACAGCTCAAAAGCAGCGAGCAGGCATACGACAAACTCTAGCTGCAGTTCGATGCGTACAGAAAGCACAGTACGG TTACTAAAGAAAAAGAGCTGAATGTCAAACTGCGTCATTTGAGTATGTAA